A single region of the Solwaraspora sp. WMMD406 genome encodes:
- a CDS encoding HD domain-containing protein has translation MDVDAGPGAALGRILPASTPLSARLRALLSWSPRKTDPVAELIRIHRGIHSSADPSVLRRGYQIAESMHAGQFRKSGDPYITHPLAVAEICAGLGMDTTTLVAALLHDTVEDTKYDLPTLAADFGGEVAHLVDGVTKFDKAFYGKAAEAETIRKMIVAAGKDVRVLIIKLADRLHNMRTLDARSAASRARIAKATLDVLVPLCDRLGIQALKRELDDIVLFHLEPEAYERISAHLANRPGWAEYLADVCGQARLALRRDKVHADVNPRPRHRYSIWKDTVAGGHQQPFDLPRIEIVVDGPDTDCYAALGAIHCQWRPVPGRFKDFIASPKNNLYRSLHTTVIGPDERPVEVLIRTQAMHRSAEYGVAAPYRFAKPGRSDAVTRADELAWLRRVLDWEQVTTDAAQFVHSLRRDLVDAQIQVFAEGQQIVLPAGSTPVDLAYEIDPDKGARCLAVRINGRLAPLASELADGDVVEIFTETNGDARGEGTPAPAGPLKEWLEFVKSPQAQMLINRWFAEHREPAISINDKVRLGRATVSLILRKHDRALSNDQPLRRLAEELDYPDMETMLVAVVDRTIDPDQLVDQLIALVDQPT, from the coding sequence GTGGACGTCGACGCCGGTCCCGGCGCCGCCCTCGGACGCATCCTGCCCGCCTCGACACCGCTGTCGGCCCGGCTGCGTGCCCTGCTGTCCTGGTCGCCCAGGAAAACCGATCCGGTCGCCGAACTGATCCGCATCCACCGTGGCATCCACTCCTCGGCTGACCCCTCGGTGCTCCGGCGCGGCTACCAGATCGCGGAGAGCATGCACGCCGGACAGTTCCGCAAGAGCGGTGACCCCTACATCACCCATCCGCTGGCGGTCGCCGAAATCTGCGCCGGACTCGGCATGGACACCACGACGCTGGTCGCGGCGCTGCTGCACGACACCGTCGAGGACACCAAGTACGACCTGCCGACGCTGGCAGCGGATTTCGGCGGCGAGGTCGCCCACCTGGTCGACGGGGTGACCAAGTTCGACAAGGCCTTCTACGGCAAGGCCGCCGAGGCGGAGACGATCCGCAAGATGATCGTCGCGGCCGGCAAAGACGTCCGGGTACTGATCATCAAACTGGCCGACCGGCTGCACAACATGCGCACCCTCGACGCCCGGTCCGCCGCCTCCCGGGCGCGGATCGCCAAGGCCACCCTGGACGTCCTGGTTCCGCTCTGTGACCGGCTCGGCATCCAGGCACTCAAACGTGAGCTGGACGACATCGTCCTGTTCCACCTCGAACCAGAGGCGTACGAACGCATCTCGGCGCATCTGGCCAACCGTCCCGGCTGGGCGGAATACCTCGCCGACGTCTGCGGCCAGGCACGTCTGGCGCTGCGCCGGGACAAGGTCCACGCGGACGTGAATCCCCGGCCCCGGCACCGGTACTCCATCTGGAAGGACACCGTCGCCGGAGGCCATCAGCAACCGTTCGACCTGCCCCGGATCGAGATCGTCGTCGACGGTCCGGACACCGACTGCTACGCCGCCCTGGGCGCGATCCACTGCCAGTGGCGACCCGTACCCGGTCGTTTCAAAGACTTCATCGCCTCGCCCAAGAACAACCTCTACCGGTCGCTGCACACCACCGTCATCGGACCAGACGAACGGCCGGTGGAGGTGCTGATCCGCACGCAGGCCATGCACCGCTCCGCGGAGTACGGGGTCGCCGCGCCATACCGGTTCGCCAAGCCCGGTCGCAGCGACGCGGTCACCCGGGCCGACGAGTTGGCCTGGCTACGCCGGGTGCTGGACTGGGAGCAGGTGACCACCGACGCCGCGCAGTTCGTCCACTCGTTGCGGCGGGACCTGGTGGACGCGCAGATCCAGGTCTTCGCCGAGGGCCAGCAGATCGTGCTGCCCGCCGGCTCCACCCCGGTGGATCTCGCGTACGAGATCGACCCGGACAAGGGCGCGCGATGTCTCGCCGTACGGATCAACGGTCGGCTCGCGCCGCTGGCCTCCGAACTGGCCGACGGCGACGTCGTGGAGATCTTCACCGAGACCAACGGTGACGCCCGTGGGGAGGGGACGCCAGCGCCGGCCGGCCCGCTCAAGGAGTGGCTGGAATTCGTCAAGTCTCCGCAGGCCCAGATGCTGATCAACCGCTGGTTCGCCGAGCATCGAGAGCCCGCGATCAGCATCAACGACAAGGTACGGCTCGGCCGGGCCACGGTCAGCCTGATCCTGCGCAAGCACGACCGGGCGCTCTCCAACGACCAGCCGCTGCGCCGGCTCGCCGAGGAACTCGACTACCCGGACATGGAGACGATGCTGGTCGCCGTGGTGGACCGGACCATAGATCCCGATCAGCTGGTCGACCAGTTGATCGCCCTGGTCGACCAGCCGACCTGA
- a CDS encoding NYN domain-containing protein, with protein MAAAEPSDVRPEGAAPTNGVGSPPAEQSGSAAVPDTAASQGDRVADGTPASPEAPTAEAVLPEPVLPEPVRLRIVAFAAAALPEIPADELPAPLRKVAKFAPNRRARYGAAMIAAHLTSDPLFRQRVAARALVDAGELGEAISEGVTPGAADPVEVAALAYLMRPVGWRELVGAAGAAVRAEADSAAVAAVVRDAEARADRAEHDRAVAKVEVEKLRDELARVREELGQLREESRLLARALRDAQAQQRRANELLATEKGRAARAAADHDAELRRLRAKLADAESSAGAARQSAKESRAVDDARLWLLLETIGQAAQGLRRELALDPADRLPADYVAEAFADRPASASSTRARDTDDPARLDDLLALPRAHLIVDGYNVTKRGFGEMPLEQQRKRLITGLGGIAAQTNDEVTVVFDGAERMHGLPPAPRGVRVLFSRKGETADELIRRLVRAEPSGRALVVVSSDREVADGVRRHGAYPMGADSLLRRLARS; from the coding sequence ATGGCCGCAGCGGAACCGTCCGACGTTCGTCCCGAGGGGGCGGCACCGACGAATGGCGTCGGCTCGCCGCCAGCTGAGCAGAGCGGGTCCGCCGCCGTGCCGGATACCGCCGCGTCGCAGGGGGACCGCGTGGCCGACGGGACACCCGCGTCGCCGGAGGCGCCGACGGCCGAGGCGGTACTTCCCGAGCCCGTGCTTCCCGAGCCGGTACGGCTTCGCATCGTGGCGTTCGCCGCAGCGGCGTTGCCGGAGATACCCGCCGACGAGCTGCCGGCGCCGTTGCGCAAGGTCGCCAAGTTCGCCCCCAACCGCCGAGCCCGGTACGGCGCGGCGATGATCGCCGCCCACCTGACGAGCGACCCGCTCTTTCGGCAGCGGGTCGCTGCCCGAGCCCTCGTCGACGCCGGCGAACTGGGCGAAGCGATCAGCGAGGGTGTCACGCCGGGAGCGGCCGACCCGGTGGAGGTGGCCGCCCTCGCGTACCTGATGCGCCCGGTCGGCTGGCGGGAACTGGTCGGGGCGGCCGGCGCGGCGGTCCGCGCCGAAGCGGACAGCGCCGCTGTCGCCGCCGTGGTGCGCGACGCCGAGGCGCGCGCCGACCGGGCCGAGCACGACCGCGCGGTGGCCAAGGTCGAGGTCGAGAAGTTGCGGGACGAACTGGCCCGGGTCCGGGAGGAACTCGGTCAGCTCCGGGAGGAGTCCCGGTTGCTGGCTCGTGCCCTGCGGGACGCGCAGGCGCAGCAACGGCGGGCCAACGAACTGCTCGCCACCGAAAAGGGTCGGGCCGCCCGGGCGGCCGCCGATCACGACGCCGAGCTGCGCCGGCTGCGCGCCAAGTTGGCCGACGCGGAGTCGTCGGCCGGTGCGGCCCGTCAGTCGGCCAAGGAGTCGCGGGCGGTGGACGACGCGCGGCTGTGGCTGCTGTTGGAGACGATCGGCCAGGCCGCTCAGGGGCTGCGCCGGGAACTCGCGCTCGATCCGGCCGACCGGCTTCCGGCGGACTACGTGGCCGAGGCGTTCGCCGACCGACCGGCCAGTGCCAGTTCTACGCGGGCCCGTGACACCGACGACCCGGCGCGTCTCGACGACCTGCTCGCGTTGCCCCGGGCGCACCTGATCGTGGACGGCTACAACGTCACCAAACGCGGGTTCGGCGAGATGCCGCTGGAACAGCAGCGGAAACGGTTGATCACCGGCCTCGGCGGGATCGCCGCCCAGACCAACGACGAGGTCACCGTGGTCTTCGACGGCGCTGAGCGGATGCACGGTCTGCCGCCGGCCCCGCGCGGCGTACGGGTGCTCTTCTCCCGCAAGGGGGAGACCGCTGACGAGTTGATCCGCCGGTTGGTCCGTGCCGAACCGTCGGGTCGGGCGCTGGTCGTGGTCTCCTCCGACCGGGAAGTTGCCGACGGCGTGCGCCGGCACGGCGCGTATCCGATGGGTGCCGACTCGTTGCTGCGCCGTCTCGCGCGGTCCTGA
- a CDS encoding sugar phosphate nucleotidyltransferase: MTVDPHEVCAVILSAGEGRRLRPLTARLPKALCPVGNVPLLDRALARVAALGFTDPDSVAVNACYLGDQVVAHVGDRAYLSVEPGEPLGTSGGVGRLRDWVAGRGVLVGNVDGYLAHPKLPAGPDIAALLDGWDGESVRLLGQRLTDPAERGGFDGHRFAGFSLLPWRYVRQLPATPGNLVRTVWRPAEAAGALRVVPFTGTYLDTGTPPDYVAANRHAAAGGNLVDPTAEVTGACQEAVIGAGAVVAGTVTRAVVWPGARVEAGEVVVDAIRVGADLTVPAG, encoded by the coding sequence GTGACCGTCGACCCGCACGAGGTCTGCGCCGTGATCCTCTCGGCGGGAGAGGGCCGACGGCTGCGTCCTCTCACCGCTCGGCTGCCGAAGGCGCTCTGCCCGGTCGGCAACGTGCCGCTGCTCGATCGGGCGTTGGCCCGGGTCGCGGCGCTCGGCTTCACCGACCCCGACTCAGTCGCCGTCAACGCCTGTTACCTGGGCGATCAGGTAGTGGCCCACGTCGGTGACCGGGCGTACCTGTCCGTCGAGCCGGGCGAGCCGTTGGGCACCTCAGGTGGGGTCGGCCGGCTGCGGGACTGGGTCGCCGGACGCGGCGTACTGGTCGGCAACGTCGACGGCTACCTGGCCCACCCGAAGCTGCCCGCCGGTCCGGACATCGCCGCGTTGCTCGACGGCTGGGACGGCGAATCGGTCCGACTGCTCGGACAGCGGCTGACCGACCCGGCCGAACGGGGCGGCTTCGACGGGCACCGGTTCGCCGGGTTCTCCCTGCTGCCCTGGCGGTACGTGCGCCAGCTACCCGCGACGCCCGGCAACCTGGTGCGTACGGTGTGGCGGCCGGCCGAGGCGGCGGGCGCGCTGCGCGTCGTCCCCTTCACCGGCACCTACCTGGACACCGGTACGCCGCCGGACTACGTCGCCGCGAACCGGCACGCCGCGGCCGGCGGCAATCTGGTCGATCCCACGGCGGAGGTGACCGGGGCGTGTCAGGAAGCGGTGATCGGCGCCGGCGCGGTGGTGGCGGGCACGGTGACCCGGGCGGTCGTCTGGCCAGGGGCCCGAGTCGAGGCCGGTGAGGTCGTCGTCGACGCGATCCGTGTCGGTGCGGACCTGACCGTGCCAGCCGGCTAA
- a CDS encoding MbtH family protein, which produces MFGDDDTIVYAVVLNQEEQYSVWPNERDLPLGWERAGFVGTKAECLDHIDKIWLDMRPRSLRDWLSGGSLPDLVNDLT; this is translated from the coding sequence GTGTTCGGCGACGACGACACGATCGTGTACGCGGTGGTTCTGAATCAGGAGGAGCAGTACTCGGTCTGGCCCAACGAGCGTGATTTGCCGCTTGGCTGGGAGCGTGCGGGGTTCGTGGGGACCAAGGCCGAGTGCCTGGACCACATCGACAAGATCTGGCTGGACATGCGCCCGCGGTCCCTGCGGGACTGGCTGTCCGGAGGGTCGCTTCCTGATCTTGTCAACGACTTGACTTGA
- a CDS encoding DEDD exonuclease domain-containing protein has translation MGDLLDDPGAVSLRDTTFVVLDLETTGGAPDGGGITEIGAVKVRGGEELGVLATLVNPGQPIPPFVTVLTGITSAMLAPAPPIEQVLPSLLEFLAGAVLVAHNAPYDVGFLKAACARHGHAWPAPPVLDTAALARRVLSRDEVANRKLGTLATYFRTPRQPSHRALADAQATVDVLHALIARLGGHQVTTIGDAIEFTRAVSPVQRRKRHLADGLPRSPGVYIFRAADDRPLYVGTSGDIATRVRSYFTAAERRARMSEMLAAAERVEAVECAHRLEAEVRELRLIAAHAPPYNRRSKYPERMVWLKVTDEAYPRLSVVRAISAADDTYLGPFPSTRSAELAAAGIHDALPLRQCTHKLSLRRQTPACVLAELGRCPAPCEHLISPEQYAVTAVDPLRTATLGDPQPLVDTLLARISSLAGDQRYEEAAVVRSRLAAVLRVTLRMQRLTALSRIAELVAARRAPDGGWELAVVRHGRLAAAGVSPPRQHPRATIDLLLATAETVRGGHGPVPHASAEESERILSWLEPPETRLVSTSDGWMSPARGAGRFHGLLAKTDRASANPRLDRSLTRK, from the coding sequence ATCGGTGACCTGCTCGACGACCCCGGTGCCGTGTCGCTGCGCGACACCACCTTCGTCGTCCTGGACCTGGAGACCACCGGCGGCGCTCCCGACGGCGGCGGCATCACCGAGATCGGCGCCGTCAAGGTACGCGGTGGCGAGGAGCTCGGGGTGCTGGCCACCCTGGTCAATCCGGGGCAGCCGATCCCGCCGTTCGTCACCGTGCTAACCGGGATCACCTCCGCGATGCTGGCTCCCGCGCCGCCGATCGAGCAGGTGCTGCCCAGCCTGCTGGAGTTCCTCGCCGGCGCGGTGCTGGTCGCCCACAACGCGCCGTACGACGTGGGGTTTCTCAAGGCCGCCTGCGCCCGACACGGCCACGCCTGGCCGGCCCCACCGGTGCTGGACACGGCGGCGCTGGCCCGGCGGGTGCTGAGCCGTGACGAGGTGGCCAACCGCAAACTCGGCACCCTGGCCACCTATTTCCGCACCCCCCGTCAGCCCAGCCACCGGGCGTTGGCCGACGCGCAGGCCACCGTCGACGTGCTGCACGCGTTGATCGCCCGGCTCGGCGGACACCAGGTCACCACCATCGGGGACGCGATCGAGTTCACCCGGGCGGTCAGCCCGGTCCAGCGCCGCAAACGGCATCTCGCCGACGGGCTGCCCCGCTCCCCCGGGGTCTACATCTTCCGGGCCGCCGACGACCGGCCGCTCTACGTGGGCACCTCGGGCGACATCGCCACCCGGGTCCGCAGCTACTTCACCGCGGCGGAACGCCGGGCCCGGATGTCGGAGATGCTGGCCGCCGCCGAACGGGTGGAGGCCGTCGAGTGCGCGCACCGGTTGGAAGCCGAGGTACGCGAGCTGCGGCTGATCGCCGCGCACGCCCCGCCGTACAACCGCAGGTCGAAGTATCCGGAACGGATGGTCTGGCTGAAGGTGACCGACGAGGCCTACCCCCGGCTGTCCGTGGTCCGCGCGATCAGCGCGGCGGACGACACCTACCTCGGACCGTTTCCGTCCACCCGATCGGCCGAGTTGGCCGCCGCCGGCATCCACGACGCCCTGCCGCTGCGCCAGTGCACCCACAAGCTGTCGCTCCGTCGGCAGACCCCGGCCTGCGTGCTGGCCGAGCTGGGTCGCTGCCCGGCACCCTGCGAGCATCTGATCAGCCCCGAGCAGTACGCCGTGACAGCCGTCGATCCATTACGCACCGCGACCCTGGGCGACCCGCAGCCGTTGGTCGACACCCTGCTCGCCCGGATCTCCTCGCTCGCCGGCGACCAGCGGTACGAGGAGGCGGCGGTGGTCCGGAGCCGGTTGGCCGCCGTGCTGCGGGTCACTCTGCGCATGCAGCGACTCACCGCGCTGAGCCGGATCGCCGAGCTGGTCGCCGCGCGACGCGCCCCGGACGGCGGGTGGGAACTGGCGGTGGTCCGGCACGGCCGGCTGGCGGCCGCCGGCGTGTCGCCGCCCCGGCAGCATCCCCGGGCCACGATCGACCTGCTGCTGGCCACCGCCGAGACGGTTCGGGGCGGACACGGCCCGGTCCCGCACGCGTCCGCAGAGGAGTCCGAGCGGATCCTGTCCTGGTTGGAGCCACCCGAGACCCGGCTGGTGAGCACGTCCGACGGATGGATGTCCCCCGCGCGCGGCGCCGGCCGCTTCCACGGTTTGCTCGCCAAAACTGACAGAGCGTCAGCCAATCCAAGACTCGACCGATCGCTCACCCGCAAGTAG
- a CDS encoding NUDIX domain-containing protein: protein MITRRSPSRALLYGVFYRLPHSVRRRLVRVAVPKYIVGAVTLVTDSETGRDTPRRLLLLRQPPGRGWTLPAGLLKHREAPVVGAARELAEETGIRLAPQALRPAVPNAVVHAKGWVDVVFEAAVPASTTTLVVDGAEVYEAAWHRLDDLPRLTPATARLLAYYGIGPLADQSNDPTDDPTDDPTASGGASGDDDPTATDAS from the coding sequence ATGATCACCCGTCGATCACCCTCCCGCGCGTTGCTCTACGGCGTGTTCTACCGGCTCCCCCACTCGGTTCGACGCCGGCTGGTCCGGGTGGCGGTGCCGAAGTACATCGTCGGCGCGGTGACCCTGGTGACCGACTCCGAGACCGGCCGGGACACACCTCGTCGGCTCCTGCTGCTGCGACAACCGCCTGGTCGTGGTTGGACACTGCCGGCCGGCCTGCTCAAGCACCGGGAGGCACCGGTGGTCGGCGCGGCCCGCGAGCTGGCGGAGGAGACCGGCATCCGGCTGGCACCGCAGGCGTTGCGGCCCGCCGTACCGAACGCGGTCGTCCACGCCAAGGGCTGGGTGGACGTCGTCTTCGAAGCGGCGGTGCCGGCGTCCACCACCACGCTGGTGGTGGACGGGGCCGAAGTCTACGAGGCCGCCTGGCACCGGTTGGACGACCTGCCGAGGCTCACTCCGGCGACCGCCCGGCTGCTCGCCTACTACGGCATCGGCCCGCTGGCGGACCAGTCGAACGACCCGACGGACGACCCGACGGACGATCCGACGGCCAGCGGCGGAGCCTCCGGCGACGACGACCCGACAGCGACGGACGCGAGTTGA
- a CDS encoding transposase, with protein MSRTVKRAFKYRFYPTPGQAAELTRTFGCVRLVYNKALAARGEAWTLRRERVTYHATSAMLTGWKKTEELAFLGEVSSVPLQQALRHLQTAFTNFWAKRARYPTFKSRKRSRRSAEYTASAFRWRDGRLTLAKMAAPLDIVWSRPLPEGAVPSTVTVSQDPAGRWFVSLLCDDRIEPAPASTAVVGVDAGLDSLFTLSTGEKIPNPRHERRDRQRLTRAQRNLARKAKGSANRAKARLAVARVHARIADRRRDHLHKLTTRLVRDTQTTVIEDLTVRNMMANHSLARAISDAAWRQFRTMLAYKTDWYGRDLVAVDRWFPSTRLCSACGTIADRMPLAVRSWTCRCGRTHDRDVNAARNILAEGLSVIACGGGVRPHRESSSRTGRSSAKQEPPGATQGIPVG; from the coding sequence GTGTCCAGGACCGTGAAGCGGGCGTTCAAGTACCGCTTCTACCCCACCCCGGGGCAGGCGGCCGAGCTTACTCGGACGTTCGGTTGTGTCCGGCTGGTCTACAACAAGGCCCTGGCAGCGCGCGGCGAGGCGTGGACCCTGCGTCGGGAACGGGTCACCTACCACGCGACGTCGGCGATGCTGACCGGGTGGAAGAAGACCGAGGAGTTGGCGTTTCTCGGTGAGGTGTCGTCGGTGCCGTTGCAGCAGGCGTTGCGGCATCTGCAGACCGCGTTCACCAACTTCTGGGCGAAACGGGCCCGGTATCCGACGTTCAAGTCGAGGAAGCGGTCGCGGCGGTCGGCGGAGTACACGGCCAGCGCGTTCCGGTGGCGTGACGGCCGCCTCACGCTGGCGAAGATGGCCGCACCGTTGGACATCGTCTGGTCCCGGCCACTGCCGGAGGGTGCGGTGCCGTCGACGGTGACCGTGTCGCAGGACCCGGCGGGCCGCTGGTTCGTGTCCCTGCTCTGCGACGACCGGATCGAACCGGCCCCGGCCTCCACCGCTGTGGTGGGTGTCGACGCCGGTCTCGACAGCCTGTTCACCCTGTCGACCGGGGAGAAGATCCCCAACCCGAGACACGAACGCCGCGACCGCCAGCGGCTGACCCGCGCCCAACGCAACCTCGCCCGCAAAGCCAAAGGCTCGGCGAACCGGGCGAAAGCCCGGCTGGCGGTGGCCCGCGTGCATGCCCGGATCGCCGACCGCCGCCGCGACCACCTGCACAAACTCACCACTCGGCTCGTTCGTGACACCCAAACGACCGTGATCGAGGACCTGACCGTCCGCAACATGATGGCCAACCACAGTCTGGCCCGCGCCATCTCGGACGCGGCCTGGCGGCAGTTCCGCACCATGCTGGCCTACAAGACCGACTGGTACGGCCGGGACCTGGTGGCCGTCGACCGCTGGTTCCCGTCGACCCGACTGTGCTCCGCCTGCGGCACCATCGCTGACCGGATGCCGTTGGCGGTCCGGTCGTGGACCTGCCGGTGCGGGCGGACCCACGACCGGGACGTCAACGCGGCCCGCAACATCCTCGCGGAGGGGCTCTCCGTGATTGCCTGTGGAGGCGGTGTAAGACCTCACCGGGAGTCCTCCTCTCGGACGGGGCGGTCGTCGGCGAAGCAGGAACCCCCTGGGGCGACCCAGGGAATCCCCGTCGGATAG